In a single window of the Coprothermobacter proteolyticus DSM 5265 genome:
- a CDS encoding response regulator transcription factor, which translates to MGGKLKIILVEDDVSFAELLANRLEEFGFQVEHYEDGASFLDLKPSGHLILLDLMLPNLDGFRVLEVLRHRKDRTPVIVVSARSAEEDVVKALELGAADYVFKPIRMKELIARINRLLMEEAKDAPEAKVENHFLITTEGQRVELTATEARLLQLLLENPGQVFSREELLEGISEKAETPKAVDVHIHNLKKKAPWLKEKIRAIRALGYVYQP; encoded by the coding sequence ATGGGTGGGAAGCTTAAAATTATCCTTGTAGAAGACGATGTTTCTTTTGCTGAGCTGCTTGCCAACCGTTTAGAAGAATTCGGCTTCCAAGTCGAACATTATGAAGATGGGGCCTCTTTTTTGGATTTGAAACCATCGGGACATTTGATTCTTCTTGATCTCATGCTTCCGAATCTAGACGGATTCAGAGTTCTAGAAGTTTTGAGACACCGAAAAGACAGAACACCGGTCATTGTAGTTTCTGCTCGCAGCGCAGAAGAAGATGTGGTAAAAGCGTTGGAGCTTGGAGCTGCTGATTACGTATTTAAACCAATTAGAATGAAAGAGCTAATCGCACGTATAAACCGACTATTAATGGAAGAAGCCAAAGATGCTCCAGAGGCTAAGGTGGAAAACCACTTTCTTATCACTACAGAGGGACAACGTGTTGAGCTTACAGCAACCGAAGCGCGTTTGCTGCAGCTCCTTCTTGAAAACCCCGGCCAAGTTTTTAGTCGCGAGGAACTGCTCGAAGGCATAAGTGAGAAGGCTGAAACCCCCAAGGCTGTTGACGTACACATACACAACCTTAAGAAGAAAGCACCCTGGCTAAAAGAGAAAATCAGGGCCATAAGGGCATTAGGATATGTTTACCAGCCGTGA
- a CDS encoding sensor histidine kinase translates to MFTSRDIQILERLGMAAFVIDSDNVVLATKQISELPFFSFVPDAPISVNVRRTDIREALLTRDSFAIMSPTRERNFQVDRFTEENTLIVVRETTSKVEQTEQVNILIYHVVHEIRNALNNLSLSLDYLNEPYMSKVEESIDRLDRLSQQLTDFASLSQLEPEDVHLDEVAEYIKGVFDVPVIMQREGTWTVNKKLLLMAIKNLLDNAVTYGEDPVVFIDEHQISVEDHGPGLPPQVLDRLFTPFNTTKSVGLGLFIAKKACELNNLTLDYKPNVPHGAIFTISLPMVPRM, encoded by the coding sequence ATGTTTACCAGCCGTGACATACAAATACTCGAACGCTTAGGTATGGCAGCTTTTGTTATTGACAGCGACAATGTGGTATTGGCCACTAAGCAAATATCAGAACTTCCTTTTTTTTCTTTTGTGCCTGATGCTCCAATTTCTGTAAACGTTAGGCGCACTGACATTAGAGAAGCTCTTCTAACGCGTGATTCATTTGCTATCATGAGCCCCACCAGAGAACGCAACTTTCAAGTAGATCGCTTCACAGAAGAAAACACCCTAATCGTGGTGCGTGAAACAACGTCTAAAGTTGAGCAAACGGAGCAAGTAAACATACTCATATACCATGTGGTGCATGAAATCAGAAATGCTCTGAACAATCTTTCATTATCGCTGGACTATCTTAATGAACCATACATGTCAAAGGTTGAAGAAAGTATTGATAGGTTGGATAGGCTTTCTCAGCAGCTTACAGATTTCGCAAGTCTGAGTCAGTTAGAGCCAGAAGATGTTCACCTTGATGAAGTAGCAGAATACATAAAGGGAGTATTTGATGTCCCAGTAATTATGCAGCGTGAAGGAACGTGGACAGTAAACAAGAAATTGCTTCTCATGGCTATTAAAAATCTCCTTGACAACGCAGTTACCTACGGAGAAGATCCCGTGGTCTTCATCGATGAGCACCAGATAAGCGTAGAAGACCATGGGCCCGGATTACCACCACAGGTACTGGATAGGCTTTTCACACCTTTTAACACCACTAAGAGTGTTGGGCTGGGTTTGTTTATAGCTAAGAAAGCATGCGAATTAAACAACTTAACCCTTGATTACAAGCCGAACGTACCCCACGGTGCCATCTTTACCATTTCTTTACCAATGGTTCCTAGAATGTAG
- the pstC gene encoding phosphate ABC transporter permease subunit PstC, whose protein sequence is MWKKTDSTPLDLRRELSVRHYSTNSRAEKVFRFASTAAAVLASFTVALIIFFMCMPALKALSQVPLSAFFSTTWNPRGYSGSSWGILPFIAGSLWTTVIALVISVPLSFLAAVFSSQFMSKALRSATDVFFSLLAGIPSVIMGFLALTAIAPLIAKVFHLSSGLTMLNGGITLAIMVLPTMVSVLSDAFQNIPEIYKEGALALGASKWQAAIGVLFQFVKPAFISSVLLSFGRAIGETMAVIMAVGNVAMVPKSPLQPGETMTGVLAIEMPETVAGSTHYNVLFLIGLILLLIALLVNYLSGLITSKVRVKIQ, encoded by the coding sequence TTGTGGAAGAAAACGGATTCTACCCCATTGGACCTGAGGAGAGAGCTATCAGTGAGGCATTACTCAACCAATAGTCGTGCGGAAAAAGTATTCAGATTTGCCAGCACCGCAGCTGCGGTGCTGGCAAGTTTTACTGTGGCCCTCATAATCTTCTTTATGTGCATGCCAGCACTTAAGGCGTTAAGCCAAGTTCCTTTAAGCGCTTTTTTTAGTACTACATGGAATCCCAGAGGTTATTCAGGAAGCAGCTGGGGCATTCTTCCCTTCATAGCCGGGTCCCTTTGGACCACCGTAATTGCCTTGGTAATATCCGTGCCACTCTCATTCTTGGCAGCTGTTTTTTCCAGCCAGTTCATGTCGAAAGCACTACGTTCTGCTACAGATGTCTTCTTTAGCCTATTGGCTGGAATCCCGTCTGTAATCATGGGATTTCTCGCACTGACCGCTATTGCCCCACTAATCGCTAAGGTATTCCACCTTAGTAGCGGTTTAACCATGCTCAACGGTGGAATAACATTGGCCATTATGGTCTTACCTACCATGGTAAGCGTATTAAGCGATGCTTTCCAAAACATCCCTGAGATTTACAAAGAAGGAGCGTTAGCGCTTGGAGCTTCTAAATGGCAGGCTGCCATAGGAGTTTTGTTTCAATTTGTTAAACCCGCTTTTATTTCCAGCGTCTTACTTAGTTTTGGCAGAGCCATTGGTGAAACAATGGCAGTGATTATGGCTGTTGGGAACGTCGCAATGGTACCTAAAAGTCCCCTACAGCCTGGCGAGACAATGACAGGTGTCCTAGCCATAGAAATGCCTGAAACCGTAGCTGGCTCAACACACTACAATGTTTTGTTTTTAATTGGTTTGATACTTCTCTTGATTGCACTTCTGGTAAACTATCTTTCTGGCCTCATAACGTCTAAAGTTAGGGTGAAGATCCAATGA
- the phoU gene encoding phosphate signaling complex protein PhoU — protein MLNERVSEINSLLSEMGGLVEDAIVKAIRTMVEKDPTDADQIIEDLEPRINELEKRIDEECLITLARYQPVAHDLRRVVAVLKIDKDLERMGDHCENIARRAKEIIKEPLLKPLIDLPRMAETAQEITKEALDSFFKEDTHLARQAIEKDVLVDQLQEQIIRELMSYILADPRNINKALDLIFTSKDLERISDLATNIAEETFFLVEGSDIRHMGPKDQRKE, from the coding sequence ATGCTAAATGAAAGAGTATCAGAGATAAACAGCTTACTTTCTGAAATGGGAGGATTAGTTGAAGACGCCATAGTAAAAGCAATAAGAACTATGGTGGAGAAAGATCCTACCGATGCTGATCAAATTATAGAGGACTTGGAGCCACGGATAAACGAACTCGAAAAGCGCATAGATGAAGAATGTTTGATAACCTTAGCCAGATATCAGCCTGTCGCCCACGACCTTAGACGCGTCGTAGCAGTACTGAAAATTGACAAAGATCTAGAGCGCATGGGAGATCATTGTGAGAACATTGCTCGGCGGGCAAAAGAGATCATAAAAGAGCCCCTACTGAAGCCTCTCATCGATTTACCACGCATGGCTGAAACAGCTCAGGAAATCACTAAGGAAGCTCTGGATAGCTTCTTTAAAGAAGACACGCATCTTGCAAGACAAGCCATCGAGAAAGATGTCTTGGTGGATCAGCTCCAGGAGCAGATAATTAGGGAGCTCATGTCATACATATTGGCAGACCCGAGGAACATAAACAAAGCACTAGACCTCATATTCACTAGCAAGGATCTAGAACGCATTTCCGATTTGGCCACCAACATTGCTGAAGAAACCTTCTTCCTAGTAGAAGGCAGTGACATAAGGCACATGGGGCCAAAAGACCAAAGAAAAGAATGA
- the murB gene encoding UDP-N-acetylmuramate dehydrogenase yields MAITRTEINLKEFSHIKIGPESWVWSVDNSLEILDNPTFVVNKVILGNCSKLLLPNKLEEAFLNVDHEPVIEHSEGLVHVSSGTRLSDLLQYAMEEGLGGLDFMAGIPGTLGGLVWMNGGAFGRHVWNQIYQIRAITSTGEVIWLKPGDVDAEYRNSHLDKLGVKFVVDAFLYYKLQDKQDVRSQILSNIEYRKRRHPVEYPSLGSTFKNSKEYKAWELLTEVGLAGYRIGDAMFSTKHANFIINLGSATREDVLGLIKLGQARVYNRFGIWLEPEIVIL; encoded by the coding sequence ATGGCCATAACAAGAACTGAGATAAACCTTAAAGAGTTTTCACACATAAAGATTGGTCCAGAATCATGGGTTTGGTCCGTAGACAACTCCCTCGAGATTCTGGATAACCCCACCTTCGTGGTAAACAAGGTGATTTTAGGCAATTGCTCAAAGCTACTTCTTCCAAATAAGCTCGAAGAAGCGTTCTTAAATGTTGACCACGAACCAGTTATCGAGCACAGTGAAGGACTAGTTCATGTATCTAGTGGAACAAGGCTCAGTGATTTGCTTCAGTATGCCATGGAAGAAGGCTTAGGTGGACTGGATTTTATGGCAGGTATTCCGGGCACCTTAGGTGGGCTGGTATGGATGAATGGAGGTGCCTTTGGCAGGCATGTCTGGAACCAGATTTACCAAATTAGAGCTATTACCTCCACAGGAGAAGTAATATGGTTAAAGCCTGGGGATGTGGATGCTGAATACCGTAACAGCCATTTGGATAAGCTTGGTGTAAAGTTTGTTGTTGATGCTTTTCTCTACTACAAACTTCAAGATAAGCAAGATGTTAGATCGCAGATTCTAAGCAATATTGAATACAGAAAGAGAAGACATCCAGTTGAATATCCAAGCTTAGGCAGTACATTCAAGAATTCCAAGGAATACAAAGCTTGGGAACTGCTGACAGAAGTTGGGTTGGCTGGCTACCGCATAGGCGATGCCATGTTTTCTACGAAACATGCCAACTTCATAATAAACTTAGGAAGTGCTACCCGAGAGGACGTTCTAGGTCTCATTAAATTGGGACAAGCACGGGTTTACAACCGTTTTGGCATTTGGCTGGAGCCGGAGATAGTCATTCTCTAA
- a CDS encoding glycerol-3-phosphate acyltransferase yields MINIILFLLCFWCGAVPFSYLIGLLFGKDVRDFGQDHNPGPTNSFKAGGVALGIPSLVLDFLKGAIPVFMLTSTYDLSPVAFVLVCIAPVVGHIFTPLLKFKGGKGITTTFGIWSGLMLWEVPVFLGSFFTLSIILKHFSKGSTNNDKLTVVIASLMLPLVVFLTFHNHKLFALAVINSILLIAAQFREVFGI; encoded by the coding sequence ATGATAAACATAATTTTGTTTCTACTTTGTTTTTGGTGCGGTGCAGTACCTTTCTCTTACCTTATAGGATTACTGTTCGGCAAAGACGTGAGAGATTTTGGCCAAGATCACAACCCAGGGCCTACCAACAGTTTCAAAGCGGGAGGGGTCGCATTAGGAATTCCGTCTTTAGTATTGGACTTCTTAAAGGGAGCTATTCCTGTATTCATGTTAACCAGCACATATGATCTTTCGCCTGTCGCATTTGTCCTTGTGTGTATCGCTCCTGTAGTTGGACACATATTTACTCCACTGCTTAAGTTTAAGGGCGGAAAAGGCATAACAACTACTTTCGGGATATGGTCTGGTTTGATGCTGTGGGAAGTACCTGTTTTCTTGGGCTCTTTCTTTACTCTTTCCATAATTCTAAAACACTTCTCCAAAGGCTCTACTAATAACGACAAACTAACTGTGGTTATTGCCTCTCTCATGTTACCCCTCGTTGTTTTTCTTACATTTCACAACCACAAGCTTTTTGCCCTAGCTGTGATCAATTCTATATTGCTTATTGCAGCTCAGTTCAGAGAAGTGTTTGGTATATGA
- a CDS encoding PstS family phosphate ABC transporter substrate-binding protein, with amino-acid sequence MRRRYVSVVGFILVAALLLAGCTTQPENAGNTESKSIVIKGSDTEVNMVQALAEEFRNQHPDITISVSGGGSGSGIAALINGEIDIANSSREISQEELDQAKANNIEIGTFIDARDGITVIVHQNNPVEKLTLDQIGKIYRGEITNWKEVGGKDMPITLYGRQSNSGTFTFFRDVAVKGDYASSMRSMNGNSDIINAVAQDETAIGYVGVGYFKQAQNQVKQVLVSTDGNNYYSSTDLQAIDQKLYPLARPLYQYVKMPLTQAVKDFLSFEISEEGQAIVEENGFYPIGPEERAISEALLNQ; translated from the coding sequence ATGAGAAGAAGGTACGTTAGCGTTGTAGGGTTTATACTTGTAGCAGCGCTGCTTTTAGCAGGATGTACTACACAACCTGAGAATGCTGGGAATACAGAAAGTAAAAGCATCGTGATAAAGGGCTCAGACACAGAGGTAAACATGGTGCAAGCGCTCGCAGAAGAATTTCGTAATCAACATCCAGACATAACCATTTCTGTTTCCGGAGGTGGAAGCGGCTCAGGTATAGCTGCTTTAATCAACGGTGAAATAGACATTGCAAATTCCTCTAGAGAGATTTCTCAGGAAGAACTAGATCAGGCAAAAGCAAATAACATTGAAATAGGAACATTCATTGACGCAAGAGATGGCATAACTGTTATTGTCCACCAGAATAACCCTGTTGAGAAACTCACTTTGGATCAAATTGGGAAAATATATCGTGGAGAAATAACGAACTGGAAAGAAGTCGGTGGAAAAGATATGCCGATAACATTGTATGGACGCCAGAGCAACAGTGGTACATTCACATTTTTCAGGGATGTAGCTGTCAAAGGAGATTATGCCTCTAGCATGAGATCCATGAACGGTAACAGCGATATTATAAATGCCGTAGCTCAGGATGAAACGGCCATAGGATACGTAGGTGTGGGATATTTCAAACAGGCTCAGAACCAAGTAAAACAAGTTTTGGTTTCCACTGATGGCAACAACTACTACAGCTCCACTGACCTTCAAGCTATTGATCAAAAACTATATCCGTTGGCCAGACCATTGTACCAGTATGTTAAAATGCCCCTAACACAGGCTGTAAAAGATTTCCTATCCTTTGAAATTAGCGAGGAAGGTCAAGCCATTGTGGAAGAAAACGGATTCTACCCCATTGGACCTGAGGAGAGAGCTATCAGTGAGGCATTACTCAACCAATAG
- the pstA gene encoding phosphate ABC transporter permease PstA, whose protein sequence is MRKTSDSAWVVVSGVAYFSAVIFVIWVAVHLYILSEGKLSLEFLFTNPTNGMTAGGVFAPLFGSLYLALWVLVISTPLGVLAGVYFAEFAPDNTLTRLLRSSIRTLSGVPAIVFGLFGLAFFVRLMNLRLSLLSSALTLSVMNLPVIITTTEEALRLVPNAQKEAAIALGANAWEVWRDVSFKYASGGMLSGLFLALSRALGETAPILLTGVVFYQPTVTLDPSKSFMALPYHIFILATQHSKFAEVLPIAAASGFILLIIVLLIRILAYIYSRRIQRWL, encoded by the coding sequence ATGAGGAAGACATCAGATTCAGCCTGGGTTGTAGTTAGCGGAGTTGCATATTTTTCTGCAGTCATTTTTGTTATTTGGGTCGCTGTTCACCTTTACATACTCTCAGAAGGAAAGCTGTCTTTAGAGTTTCTGTTTACCAACCCCACTAATGGTATGACAGCTGGCGGTGTATTTGCACCACTCTTCGGTTCTCTTTACTTGGCCCTTTGGGTTTTAGTTATATCAACTCCCTTAGGTGTGCTTGCTGGTGTCTATTTCGCCGAATTTGCACCTGATAACACTTTGACTCGCTTGCTTAGAAGTTCAATAAGGACATTAAGCGGCGTACCTGCCATTGTATTTGGTTTGTTCGGCCTAGCTTTCTTCGTCCGTCTTATGAACTTAAGACTTTCTCTTTTATCTTCAGCGCTTACACTTTCTGTGATGAATCTACCTGTAATCATTACCACAACCGAAGAAGCACTACGCCTGGTTCCCAATGCCCAGAAAGAGGCAGCAATAGCGTTGGGTGCAAATGCTTGGGAGGTTTGGAGAGACGTTTCATTTAAGTACGCCTCAGGTGGTATGCTTTCTGGTCTCTTTTTAGCATTGAGTAGAGCACTCGGCGAAACAGCGCCCATACTTTTAACTGGAGTGGTGTTTTACCAACCCACTGTGACTCTTGACCCGAGCAAGAGTTTTATGGCACTGCCGTATCACATCTTTATTTTGGCAACACAGCACAGCAAATTTGCTGAAGTTTTGCCTATTGCTGCTGCTTCCGGGTTTATTTTGCTCATCATAGTTTTGCTGATTAGAATACTTGCTTACATTTACAGTAGGAGGATTCAACGATGGCTTTGA
- the pstB gene encoding phosphate ABC transporter ATP-binding protein PstB, translating into MALKIEARDVSVYFGNAQILHNVNLGIEEKTVTAIIGPSGCGKTTFLRTLNRLNDLSPDFRMEGEILLGGENIYQMDPIILRRRVGMVFQKPNPFPMSIFDNVAYGLRLQGIKDKRLLQEKVKTALIAAGLWEEVQNRLSSNAFDLSGGQQQRLCIARAIAVDPEVLLMDEPTSALDPAATSRVEELILELKKNYTIVLVTHNMYQAARVSDFTAFFLSGYLVEFNKTDIIFTNPKDERTQRYVTGKFG; encoded by the coding sequence ATGGCTTTGAAAATTGAAGCGCGCGACGTGAGTGTTTATTTCGGAAACGCCCAAATACTGCACAACGTAAACTTGGGCATAGAGGAAAAAACAGTAACTGCCATCATAGGCCCCTCAGGATGCGGGAAAACCACGTTCCTTAGAACACTTAATAGGTTAAACGACCTATCTCCGGACTTTAGGATGGAAGGTGAAATCCTTTTAGGCGGTGAAAACATCTACCAGATGGACCCCATTATTCTGAGACGCCGCGTGGGTATGGTTTTTCAAAAACCAAACCCCTTCCCTATGAGCATTTTCGACAACGTGGCTTATGGTCTTCGCTTACAGGGCATAAAGGATAAGCGCCTCCTGCAAGAGAAGGTCAAAACAGCCTTAATAGCAGCTGGATTGTGGGAGGAAGTACAAAACAGACTAAGCAGTAACGCCTTCGACTTGTCAGGAGGACAGCAACAACGACTGTGTATTGCAAGAGCCATTGCTGTGGATCCTGAGGTCTTACTGATGGACGAACCAACCAGCGCTCTGGATCCTGCAGCTACATCACGAGTAGAAGAACTCATTCTGGAATTAAAGAAGAACTATACCATAGTCTTAGTTACTCATAACATGTACCAAGCAGCTCGCGTTTCCGACTTTACGGCCTTTTTCCTAAGTGGTTATCTAGTAGAATTCAACAAGACAGACATCATTTTCACAAATCCTAAAGACGAGAGAACTCAAAGGTACGTAACAGGTAAATTCGGCTAG
- a CDS encoding polysaccharide deacetylase family protein, translating into MKKILISFFFVFLLMVQPVKAQPLVHLAFLIIPETTTATTNMNMNNTPPPSSSGVIFVDQSKPFTITVDDGYSRPALKKLITLKKQYGASFTCLLFPYGAALKDNEDLFAQLINLGCEVHNHTYHHIYFRNTTAEQQKEEILSTDQAIEHVYKLAKQKRPNIKYFRPPGGFYDLNTIRICKENGYRIMLWNVITEPNGKNLSVDERARYIYSAPKGSIILLHSKERDMDALSKALPVLLKHYGIPAH; encoded by the coding sequence ATGAAGAAAATCCTTATTTCGTTTTTTTTCGTGTTTTTGCTGATGGTGCAACCTGTTAAAGCGCAGCCACTGGTTCACTTGGCCTTTTTGATCATACCAGAGACTACTACTGCTACTACGAATATGAATATGAACAATACTCCTCCACCATCGTCCTCGGGCGTGATATTCGTCGATCAGAGCAAGCCTTTCACCATTACTGTAGATGATGGATACTCCCGTCCAGCCTTAAAGAAGCTAATCACCCTTAAGAAACAATATGGCGCGTCTTTTACATGTTTGTTATTCCCGTATGGAGCGGCTCTGAAAGACAACGAAGATCTCTTTGCGCAACTGATTAACTTAGGGTGCGAGGTACACAACCACACATATCATCATATTTACTTCAGAAACACCACTGCTGAGCAGCAAAAAGAAGAGATCCTCTCTACTGACCAAGCAATAGAACATGTTTATAAACTTGCTAAACAAAAAAGACCTAACATCAAGTATTTCAGACCACCGGGCGGTTTCTATGACCTAAACACTATAAGGATTTGCAAGGAAAACGGTTATAGGATCATGCTTTGGAACGTCATAACAGAACCTAACGGTAAAAACTTGTCAGTTGATGAACGAGCAAGGTATATTTACAGCGCCCCAAAGGGGAGTATCATACTACTACACTCCAAAGAGCGGGACATGGACGCCTTAAGCAAAGCATTGCCCGTATTACTTAAACACTATGGAATACCAGCCCACTGA
- a CDS encoding geranylgeranyl reductase family protein — protein sequence MEYQPTDSTDLLIVGASFSGLTLAYSVHNPGLRSLIVERKRRLWSPSTGLITPPTLKLLEQVFPFGIPIIRAFTSMKVIFKDVGEVLLSSREPFLFLLDKDSFFSAAEEHLPSSFTLALGCSFVKTENKTAKVQTHYTETTIRYDLLVGADGALSKVAKSSGLPLVKEWLYGYEWKISRPAEDDFITFVVDPTVSRAYGIWMFPVNGGVRIGLASKKPLRKIDVQSIMKQYFSFDGPLLDYKGGAIPISGPVRAPFKEDVILLGDAAGLCGPFLGDGIQTAVKSGIAAARAVEQPNVGPSYVELLKKTEVTKYLKQQALLRSIWDRFVSKNTLKRLYKFTLRNQDHLLDDLTTIKEDPSSFLQIARKFFG from the coding sequence ATGGAATACCAGCCCACTGATAGCACTGATCTGCTTATTGTTGGTGCCAGCTTTAGCGGGTTAACCTTGGCTTACTCAGTGCACAACCCAGGCCTAAGGTCGCTCATAGTCGAGAGGAAACGTCGTCTATGGAGCCCATCCACGGGTCTAATTACACCTCCCACCCTAAAGCTGCTTGAACAAGTGTTTCCCTTTGGCATACCCATTATAAGGGCTTTCACCTCTATGAAAGTGATTTTCAAAGATGTTGGAGAAGTGCTGCTGAGTTCAAGAGAACCTTTCTTATTCTTGCTAGATAAGGATTCTTTCTTTTCGGCAGCCGAGGAGCATCTGCCTTCTTCTTTTACATTGGCTTTGGGATGCTCTTTTGTGAAAACCGAAAACAAGACTGCCAAAGTCCAAACACATTATACAGAGACGACCATACGCTATGATCTGTTGGTCGGTGCAGATGGCGCGCTATCCAAGGTAGCAAAATCGTCTGGATTACCGCTAGTTAAAGAGTGGTTATACGGCTATGAATGGAAGATTAGCCGACCAGCAGAGGATGATTTTATAACCTTCGTAGTCGACCCTACCGTTTCGAGAGCTTATGGTATATGGATGTTTCCAGTAAATGGGGGTGTAAGGATAGGCTTAGCATCCAAAAAACCTCTTAGAAAAATAGATGTTCAAAGCATAATGAAACAGTACTTTTCCTTTGACGGACCTCTGCTCGATTACAAAGGAGGGGCAATTCCTATCTCCGGGCCAGTTAGAGCACCTTTCAAAGAGGATGTCATCCTATTGGGTGATGCTGCAGGATTATGTGGACCATTCCTTGGCGATGGCATACAAACAGCTGTAAAATCTGGGATTGCAGCTGCTAGGGCTGTGGAGCAGCCAAATGTAGGACCTTCTTACGTGGAACTGCTTAAAAAGACCGAAGTAACTAAATATCTAAAACAACAAGCCTTGCTGAGAAGTATTTGGGATAGATTTGTGTCCAAGAACACTTTGAAACGCTTATACAAGTTTACCTTGCGAAATCAAGATCATCTATTGGACGATCTGACAACTATCAAAGAAGACCCCTCGAGCTTTCTCCAGATAGCAAGAAAATTCTTTGGTTAG